In a single window of the Cucumis melo cultivar AY chromosome 11, USDA_Cmelo_AY_1.0, whole genome shotgun sequence genome:
- the LOC103497489 gene encoding cytochrome P450 78A7: protein MPSSLHNTHNVNNLNITPSFLFLFLFLFLFLFPREKYPLSPFSHSPYKFHSSLPLSLPQKRKEHTSSSYNSLSHMESCLLKPKDTTSWWVLTLPYFLGLENYAFFHSFLLILLAFFSLAFLTWVFSPGGTAWRNGRNRRGLLPIPGPRGLPFLGSLFTLTHSLPHRTLAALASTRCESHLMAFSLGSTPVVVASDPNTAKEILTSPHFADRPLKQSAESLMFGRAIGFAPNGTYWRMLRRIASSHLFSPKRIAAHESARQRQCAEMIRNIHHEQILHGSVGLRNHVQVASLKNVMWSVFGKEFKEGDTELEMVRDMVREGFELLGAFNWSDYMPWLSWFYDPFRINQRCAKLVPKVNEFVGGVIDEHRRCKTLCDDSDFVDVLLSLDGDEKLNDDDMVAVLWEMIFRGTDTTALLTEWVMAELVLHGEIQEEVRKEIERVVGGGGEGTNITDAEVAKLPYLQAVVKETLRLHPPGPLLSWARLSSSDVQLSNGMLIPQNTTAMVNMWAITHDPHVWEEPHVFNPARFLNADVDVRGSDLRLAPFGAGRRVCPGKNLGLVTVTLWVAKLVHHFKWAPDPAHPVDLTELLKLSCEMKNPLRAVVGEIRGL, encoded by the exons ATGCCTTCTTCTCTTCATAACACCCATAACGTTAATAACTTAAACATCACACCCtctttcctcttcctcttcctcttcctcttcctcttcctcttcccaCGTGAAAAATATCCTCTCTCTCCCTTTTCTCACTCTCCCTATAAATTCCACTCCTCCCTCCCACTCTCACTaccacaaaaaagaaaagaacataCCTCTTCATCATATAATTCCCTTTCTCACATGGAGTCTTGTTTACTTAAACCAAAAGACACCACCTCTTGGTGGGTTCTAACCCTACCTTATTTCCTTGGCCTTGAAAACTATGCCTTCTTTCACTCTTTCCTCCTCATTCTCCTCGCTTTCTTCTCTCTCGCTTTTCTCACCTGGGTTTTTTCACCAGGTGGTACTGCTTGGagaaatggaagaaaccgtcggggccTACTCCCTATACCTGGCCCTCGTGGCCTTCCATTTCTTGGCAGTTTGTTCACTCTCACTCATTCCTTACCTCATCGCACTCTTGCTGCCTTAGCATCGACCCGTTGCGAGTCTCATCTTATGGCTTTCTCTCTCGGCTCCACTCCTGTTGTCGTCGCATCTGACCCTAACACCGCTAAGGAAATCTTAACCTCCCCACACTTTGCGGACCGCCCGCTTAAGCAGTCCGCGGAGAGTCTAATGTTTGGTCGAGCCATAGGGTTCGCACCGAATGGAACGTACTGGCGTATGTTAAGAAGAATTGCGTCTTCCCACCTTTTCTCTCCAAAGCGTATTGCCGCTCACGAGAGCGCTCGTCAGCGGCAATGCGCGGAAATGATTCGCAACATTCACCATGAACAAATTCTCCATGGAAGTGTGGGGTTGAGGAACCATGTTCAAGTGGCTTCATTGAAGAACGTGATGTGGAGTGTGTTTGGGAAAGAGTTTAAGGAAGGGGATACGGAATTGGAAATGGTTCGTGATATGGTTCGTGAAGGATTTGAGCTATTGGGTGCGTTTAATTGGTCGGATTATATGCCGTGGCTGAGTTGGTTTTATGATCCGTTTCGTATTAACCAACGGTGCGCTAAACTTGTTCCTAAGGTTAATGAATTTGTTGGTGGCGTAATTGATGAACACCGCCGTTGTAAAACTTTGTGCGACGATTCTGATTTTGTTGACGTTTTGCTTTCTCTTGATGGTGATGAAAAACTCAACGATGATGACATGGTCGCTGTTTTATGG GAAATGATATTTAGGGGTACGGATACGACAGCGCTACTAACGGAATGGGTGATGGCGGAGTTAGTTTTACACGGCGAAATTCAAGAAGAAGTTAGGAAGGAAATAGAAAGAGTAGTCGGCGGCGGCGGTGAGGGAACAAACATCACGGACGCTGAGGTGGCGAAACTACCTTACTTACAGGCGGTGGTGAAGGAAACTCTACGGCTACACCCACCGGGCCCACTTCTCTCGTGGGCCCGTCTCTCTTCGTCGGATGTCCAGCTCAGCAACGGCATGCTTATCCCTCAGAACACAACCGCCATGGTCAATATGTGGGCCATCACCCACGATCCCCACGTATGGGAAGAACCACACGTGTTCAACCCCGCCAGGTTCCTCAATGCCGACGTGGACGTCCGTGGCAGCGACCTCCGCCTTGCCCCCTTCGGGGCAGGCCGGAGGGTCTGCCCGGGTAAAAACCTCGGCCTTGTCACCGTCACCTTATGGGTCGCTAAGTTGGTTCATCACTTTAAATGGGCCCCCGACCCGGCCCACCCCGTGGATCTAACCGAACTTCTTAAGCTCTCCTGTGAGATGAAGAATCCTCTACGTGCAGTCGTAGGGGAAATACGTGGTCTTTag
- the LOC103497488 gene encoding ubiquitin carboxyl-terminal hydrolase 27: MKRVNENLITRFQPAEFCVYVAGLLSAAALVSAIRDGKLNILGLLSWAKEPSSSENLRLLPGLQNLGNNCFFNVILQALASCVFFQPFLQKFVEEFELHEGMRREALPLTVSLAALLEELGAVSLERVVLSPRKVMLAMAYYTPNFSLTSQQDAAEAFLHLLSSLKEEISDFNYPAQCSLTDVMGSNGRIITSCTESPTELERWQGHFLVPFDGILGSILTCQSCSSQISLSFESFHNLPVSPVLRGDSTIVFGCTLLDCLKQFFAAEKVENYRCSYCWHNAGLKYLSSMGASEMEIEELMKCDRQDSCGCQRLLHLYKVPWSNKFSFTLKQLSIAHCPKILCIHLKRVSTNMFGDTFKLQGHISFPLILDMSPFMLTGVEIKDLGQLGGQHSSNKKSSHGLDFFRTQFDARMLKYINGLTGEDEFPILTSGESICYDRVKGSVEETSSSQTRGSSETWDTNFNSCSSSSETRTCQIEPSETCLYRVVSVVQHFGKPGGGHYTVYRRVQDYLLGQDCDTQSQEVSTEWFHVSDSEVHLVSEEEVLAAEATMLFYEKI; this comes from the exons ATGAAGCGGGTAAACGAGAACCTCATCACCCGATTCCAACCTGCTGAGTTTTGTGTGTATGTTGCTGGGCTTCTGAGCGCCGCAGCTCTTGTTTCCGCCATTAGAGATGGTAAACTTAACATTCTAGGTCTCTTATCCTGGGCAAAGGAGCCAAGTTCATCAGAGAATCTTCGCCTACTTCCTGGATTGCAAAATCTTGGAAACAATTGCTTTTTTAATGTGATTTTGCAG GCTTTAGCTAGCTGTGTGTTTTTTCAACCTTTTCTTCAAAAGTTTGTGGAGGAATTTGAACTTCATGAGGGAATGAGGCGTGAAGCATTACCACTTACGGTGTCTTTGGCTGCACTATTAGAAG AGCTAGGTGCAGTTTCTTTGGAAAGAGTTGTGTTGAGCCCAAGGAAAGTAATGCTTGCAATGGCTTATTACACTCCGAACTTCAGTCTAACAAGCCAGCAG GATGCAGCAGAAGCAttccttcatcttctttcttcattgaaagaagaaatttcaGATTTTAACTATCCAGCTCAGTGTTCATTAACCGATGTGATGGGTTCTAATGGTAGAATTATTACTTCCTGCACTGAGAGCCCCACTGAACTTGAAAGATGGCAAGGTCACTTCCTTGTACCATTTGATGGTATTCTTGGTAGCATCTTAACTTGTCAAAGTTGTTCTTCTCAG atCTCACTGAGTTTTGAATCCTTTCACAATTTGCCTGTTTCACCAGTGCTCAGGGGTGATTCTACTATT GTTTTTGGCTGTACGTTGCTGGATTGCTTAAAACAATTCTTTGCTGCTGAAAAGGTTGAGAATTATCGTTGTAGCTATTGTTGGCATAATGCTGGGTTGAAGTATCTGTCCTCAATGGGAGCATCTGAA ATGGAGATTGAAGAACTTATGAAGTGTGATAGGCAAGATTCTTGCGGTTGTCAGAGACTGCTTCATTTATATAAAGTTCCATGGTCAAATAAGTTTTCGTTCACCCTAAAGCAACTCAGTATTGCTCACTGTCCAAAG ATTCTGTGCATCCATCTAAAGCGTGTTTCAACAAACATGTTTGGTGACACATTCAAACTTCAG GGCCACATTTCTTTCCCCCTGATTTTGGACATGTCTCCATTCATGTTGACGGGAGTGGAAATAAAAGATTTAGGACAACTTGGAGGGCAACATTCATCAAATAAAAAATCGAGCCACGGTCTCGATTTCTTCAGAACACAGTTTGATGCCAGAATGCTGAAGTACATAAATGGCCTAACGGGAGAGGATGAGTTCCCTATTCTAACCTCAGGTGAATCCATTTGTTATGACCGTGTTAAAGGTTCTGTTGAAGAAACCAGTTCGTCTCAAACTAGAGGAAGCTCAGAAACCTGGGATACAAACTTTAACTCGTGCTCCAGTTCCTCG GAAACTAGGACTTGCCAAATAGAACCTTCAGAAACTTGTTTATATCGAGTCGTTTCAGTCGTTCAGCATTTTGGTAAGCCAGGTGGTGGCCATTACACCGTTTACAGAAGAGTTCAAGACTACTTGCTCGGACAAGATTGCGACACACAGTCACAGGAAGTCTCTACAGAATGGTTTCATGTATCAGATTCTGAAGTTCATCTTGTTTCTGAAGAAGAAGTTCTTGCAGCTGAGGCTACCATGCTTTTCTATGAGAAAATCTAG
- the LOC103497486 gene encoding 26S proteasome non-ATPase regulatory subunit 12 homolog A — translation MEGERNLEAAIEQLLNVEKQMRLAGDVAGTKKAATDILQLCFEAKAWRTLNDQIVLLSKRRGQLKQAVTAMVQQAMQYIDETPDIETKIELIKTLNSVSAGKIYVEIERARLIKKLAKIKEEQGLIAEAADLMQEIAVETFGAMAKTEKIAFILEQVRLCLDRQDYVRAQILSRKISPRVFDADPTKEKKKPKEGDNIVEEAPADIPSLMELKRIYYELMIRYYSHQKDYLEICRCYKSIYDIPSVKENSAHWIPVLRKICWYLVLSPHDPMQSSLLNSILEDKNLSEIPNFRLLLKQLVTMEVIQWTALWNDYKDEFENEKNLLGGSLVEKAAEDLKQRIIEHNILVVSKYYSRITLKRLAELLCLNLQEAEKHLSEMVVSKALVAKIDRPMGIVSFQTSKDSNDILNSWAMNLEKLLDLVEKSCHQIHKETMVHKAALKV, via the exons ATG GAAGGTGAACGCAATTTAGAGGCAGCCATAGAGCAGCTGCTCAATGTCGAGAAGCAGATGCGTCTCGCCGGAGATGTGGCCGGCACCAAGAAGGCCGCCACTGACATTTTACAGCTTTGCTTTGAAGCGAAAGCTTGGAGGACTCTCAATGACCAGATTGTCCTCTTATCCAAACGCCGTGGACAACTCAAACAG GCTGTAACTGCTATGGTTCAACAAGCAATGCAATACATTGATGAAACACCGGACATTGAGACCAAAATAGAGCTTATCAAGACACTTAACAGTGTGTCTGCAGGAAAG ATATACGTGGAAATTGAGAGAGCCCGGTTAATCAAGAAATTGGCAAAAATCAAAGAAGAACAGGGACTTATTGCAGAAGCTGCTGACTTGATGCAAGAAATTGCT GTGGAAACTTTTGGTGCCATGGCTAAAACTGAAAAAATTGCCTTCATTCTTGAACAA GTTCGTCTGTGTTTAGACCGTCAGGATTATGTTCGTGCTCAGATTCTATCAAGGAAAATCAGTCCAAGAGTTTTTGACGCCGATCCTacaaaggagaagaagaaaccTAAAGAAGGTGACAATATTGTTGAGGAGGCTCCAGCTGATATCCCATCATTAATGGAGTTGAAGCGTATTTACTATGAATTGATGATCAG GTATTATTCCCACCAGAAGGATTACCTTGAAATTTGTCGCTGCTACAAATCAATATATGACATTCCGTCTGTCAAGGAAAACTCGGCTCACTGGATACCA GTCCTGAGGAAAATATGTTGGTACCTAGTTCTGTCACCACACGATCCCATGCAGTCGAGCCTTCTTAATTCTATCTTGGAAGATAAAAACCTTTCAGAGATTCCAAATTTCAG ATTGTTGTTGAAACAGCTAGTTACTATGGAGGTCATCCAATGGACGGCTTTATGGAATGATTACAAGGATGAGTTTGAGAATGAGAAGAATTTGTTAGGTGGCTCTTTGGTTGAGAAGGCTGCAGAAGATCTTAAACAAAGGATAATCGAGCAT aatatTCTCGTTGTGTCGAAATACTACTCAAGGATTACATTGAAGAGACTTGCAGAGCTTCTGTGTCTCAACCTCCAG GAAGCAGAGAAGCATCTGTCTGAAATGGTCGTTTCCAAAGCTTTAGTGGCGAAGATCGACAGGCCGATGGGGATTGTCAGCTTCCAGACATCGAAGGACAGCAATGACATTCTCAATTCATGGGCAATGAACTTGGAGAAACTGCTGGATCTTGTTGAAAAGAGCTGTCACCAAATACACAAGGAGACCATGGTTCATAAAGCTGCTCTAAAAGTTTGA